The nucleotide sequence TCCGATTCCGCCTCGAGACGGGTCGCTCGGGCCTTGTGCTCCGCCAACGATTCGGCGTAGCGGGCAACGGATCGGAGCTGGTCCGGCGTCCGTTCGTCGAGCGTCTCGGCGAACTCCGTCGGGAGCGCCGCCGGCGGTGTCGGTGGTTCGCGGGGCATCGGTTGTCGCCTCGTATTAACCAACGTACCGCGACGGTCATAGATTTGTTGGTTAATACGACTCCCTTTCGTGCCGCGATGGCCCTTTCCAGCCGGCGAAACCATCGGTTACGCCATCGTGACCCTCGTCGTGGGCGAGTGATTGCATTCGAGCGTGGACCCCCAACTCCTATTGACTCGGTCACGTGAACGGCGACCGATGACCGATCACCGACGCGAAAACCGGCGACTCTGGAACGCGTGGAGCGACGACTTTCAGGCGTTGTGGAACGCCGACACGGCGGATGGTTACCTCCCGCCGGCTCCCTCGCCGTTCGTCGATGATGCTCCCGGCGGGCCACAACCCGACGTCCTCGATTCGGTAGCCGGGCTGGAGTACGTCGAACTGGGTTGTGGCGGCGGACAAGCGAGCGTCGGCACCGCCGACCTGGGTGCCGACACCGTCGTCGGCGTCGACCTCTCCGGCGAACAACTCCGACACGCACGGCGATTGCGGGATTTCTACGGCGTCGACGCACGGTTTCTGCAGGGCGACGTGACGAACCTGCCCTTTCCCGACGACAGCTTCGACGTGGCTTCCTCGGAGGCGGTGTACCAGATGATCGAACACCTCGGGGAGGCGTTCCGCGAAGTCCGCCGAATCCTGCGGGACGACGGCGTCTTCGTGGTCAGCGTACCCCATCCGATCCGCGAGATGGTCGACTTGGAGGCGGAGACCTTCGAACGGAGTTACATCGGTAGCGAGGCGAAAGCCCACGGCTTTAGCCGTGGGATGAAGCCGACATGATATGCCACAAACCACAGGACATAGGCAGGTTGTAATCCCAACGTTTAGGATATTCTATCACATAATGTACTGTGTGAGCGACCGGCCACAGCGAACGAATACCTACACTGCTGAAGCAACCAGCAACAGGTATCGGCAGTGTTTGTTCGACTGGCTGGCCGCCCACGCCCCGCTCTGGAATCAGATCACCTACCGACGCCGCCAAGCCTATTTCAGTGACGATGGCGACGTGTGGGACGCTGACTACACCGACCTGTACGACGAGTATGCCCCCATCCTTGGGAAAGCAACGTGCCAGCAGATCGCTCGCAAGAACAGTGAAGCGTGGCGCAGTCACTTCCGGTTGCTTGACAAGTACCACGACGACTCCGGCCCGACAGTGACCGAGAAACCGTCACCACCGGGGTACTGGGGCACACGTGATGAGGGCTACGAGTTGCACGGCCTTGTCCGCAATGACCTCTACACGTTCGACTGGGACGAAAACCGGAGTACACTCGAATTTGGCGTCGGTGACGTACTCGAAGACCGCTACGATTTCGAGCACAACGAGCGTGTCACGCTCGAAGTTCGGGGCAACCCGCAGTGGGACGGTGACGATAGCCGCTTGGAACTCATCTACGATGAACACGCTGCCCAGCTTCGTGTCCAGCATCCCGTTCGCATTCGACCAGACAATCTGCAACAACAGCGGAAGGATGCTTTCACTCACACACTCGACTCCGAGAACACGACGCAGGCAGCTGCTATCGACGTAGGTGCGAACAACACGTTGGCTGTTGTCACCGAAGGCGGTGAAACCGCTGTGTACCATGCTCGCCCAGAGTTTAATCGGTTCCAGAGCCATTCCGAGCGGATCGCCACACTCCAGTCAGAACTTCCAGAAGAAGAATATACGAGCCATCGCATCAAGCGGCTGTATGATGAGCGGTCACGAAAACGCAATCACAGCCGTGACGCGGCGGTGAAACACGTTACTGATTGGCTGCTTGAGCGGAATGTTGACACGGTGTATGTTGGTGACTTGGCCGATGTACTGGACACTCATTGGAGTGCTGATGTGAACGAGAAGACTCACGCCTTCTGGTCACACCGACAGCTACTGGAGCGGATACAACTGACACTCGGTGATGTTGGAATTGTAGTTCCAGAAGTAAGCGAAGCCGATTCGAGTAGCGAGTGCCCCGAGTGTGCAAGTAGTGACGTGACGCGCAATGGCGATTCGTTCCGCTGTCACGACTGTGAATTGGATGCTCATAGTGACGTGGCAGGAGCGTGGAACATCTTGCAGTCTGAAGTTGGGGCGATGGCCCGGCCTGCTGCCCTGTCTGCTGAACGCGG is from Haloplanus salinarum and encodes:
- a CDS encoding transposase, whose translation is MSDRPQRTNTYTAEATSNRYRQCLFDWLAAHAPLWNQITYRRRQAYFSDDGDVWDADYTDLYDEYAPILGKATCQQIARKNSEAWRSHFRLLDKYHDDSGPTVTEKPSPPGYWGTRDEGYELHGLVRNDLYTFDWDENRSTLEFGVGDVLEDRYDFEHNERVTLEVRGNPQWDGDDSRLELIYDEHAAQLRVQHPVRIRPDNLQQQRKDAFTHTLDSENTTQAAAIDVGANNTLAVVTEGGETAVYHARPEFNRFQSHSERIATLQSELPEEEYTSHRIKRLYDERSRKRNHSRDAAVKHVTDWLLERNVDTVYVGDLADVLDTHWSADVNEKTHAFWSHRQLLERIQLTLGDVGIVVPEVSEADSSSECPECASSDVTRNGDSFRCHDCELDAHSDVAGAWNILQSEVGAMARPAALSAERGRDAPQEGAYWQWNEHDWILADFGEQSRSVDQPSLSKPASWQPG
- a CDS encoding class I SAM-dependent methyltransferase gives rise to the protein MTDHRRENRRLWNAWSDDFQALWNADTADGYLPPAPSPFVDDAPGGPQPDVLDSVAGLEYVELGCGGGQASVGTADLGADTVVGVDLSGEQLRHARRLRDFYGVDARFLQGDVTNLPFPDDSFDVASSEAVYQMIEHLGEAFREVRRILRDDGVFVVSVPHPIREMVDLEAETFERSYIGSEAKAHGFSRGMKPT